The proteins below come from a single Sander vitreus isolate 19-12246 chromosome 15, sanVit1, whole genome shotgun sequence genomic window:
- the plekhh3 gene encoding unconventional myosin-X isoform X1: MPLQGVCWFLCCRQGFSLLGRDYGEKEEEASFELRNKEDLTPNGRSPAEVTVSQPTCTANGTNGHTVSEVNEEMKSLVIEKSKMGLEEEPEVLVKGWLLREVRGNWIKQRRYWFMLSQDSLDYYTGPEKGARRLGTLVLTNLCSVIWPDKQTYKETGHWSITVYGRKHCYRLYTKHFNEAVHWACAIQKIIDTKAPVETPTQLLIRDIEENKFNPEAVEHMYQHNPILKYTQGPLYAPLLPFPYGSLEHTYHSGKGYGSVREEAVKLFNCLQQLESAWEPVPIIQGVLQTCLDLRPLRDEVYCQLVKQTSYTPAPYTAAHLRYWQLLTCMSCTFLPGPTVLKYLRFHLKRIQSQSPESEMDNYASFISEALEKTKCRECVPSWEEIQMLMSRQEMLCTVHYPGPLSCQLYISSHTTANEVVRRMQEKLGLQESKNTFALYEQNALWEQPVTGSALIADILTRFENLATKESESESQWKLCFKLYCLLDADSISVDSIEYLFLFEQCHEMVVRGQLPACEEDLHALASLRLQCLMGDFSTHAPCPPLDELFPGHVLEARVLMSLSAPQTLPPCQMAAQGCPTTQRFHTGLLAGALWSHTATAAHKQKVEQDMRLRSRLKEEGATVMVSILERWKGLAGYSRRDSMAAYLTIARQWSGFGCTLYEVDFYISSTGSFSQKLWLGVAATSVSLYRQGEAEALESFPYGQICSYGVSDSNTFKITAGDRDLLFETTKLTEIMQLMNAYFSAIHRQRGKGEDADITITESTEVGFHHLALTHTPTLLELPSHPV; the protein is encoded by the exons ATGCCTTTGCAAGGAGTTTGCTGGTTTCTGTGCTGCAGGCAGGGCTTTAGTTTGCTCGGACGGGACTatggggagaaagaggaggaagcgTCTTTTGAATTGCGCAACAAGGAGGACTTGACTCCCAATGGACGG AGTCCAGCTGAAGTGACTGTTTCTCAACCAACTTGCACAGCCAATGGAACAAATGG GCACACTGTCTCAGAGGTAAATGAAGAGATGAAGAGCCTGGTCATCGAGAAGAGTAAGATGGGCCTGGAGGAAGAGCCTGAAGTGCTGGTCAAGG GGTGGCTGTTGCGGGAGGTGCGAGGAAACTGGATCAAGCAGCGTCGGTACTGGTTCATGCTGAGCCAGGATTCCCTCGACTACTACACCGGACCAGAGAAAGGAGCCCGCAGACTGGGCACGCTGGTCCTCACCAACCTCTGCTCTGTCATCTGGCCAGACAAGCAGACATACAAGGAAACGG GCCACTGGAGCATCACAGTATATGGACGGAAGCACTGCTACAGGCTGTACACCAAGCACTTCAACGAGGCTGTGCACTGGGCATGTGCCATCCAGAAAATTATTGATACCAAAGCACCAGTGGAAACACCAACACAGCTCCTTATTCGAGACATCGAG GAGAATAAGTTCAACCCTGAGGCAGTGGAGCACATGTACCAGCACAATCCCATCCTGAAGTACACCCAGGGCCCCCTGTATGCTCCTCTGCTGCCCTTCCCATACGGCAGCCTGGAgcacacat aCCACAGCGGAAAAGGCTACGGCTCGGTGCGTGAGGAGGCCGTGAAGCTCTTCAATTGCCTGCAGCAACTGGAGTCGGCATGGGAGCCGGTTCCCATCATCCAGGGCGTGCTGCAGACCTGCCTGGACCTGCGGCCCCTCCGTGACGAGGTCTACTGCCAACTAGTGAAGCAGACCAGCTACACGCCTGCCCCGTACACTGCTGCACACCTCCGCTACTGGCAGCTTCTCACTTGCATGAGCTGCACCTTCCTGCCTGGGCCCACCGTGCTCAAGTACCTGCGATTCCACCTTAAGAG GATCCAGAGCCAGAGTCCTGAGTCTGAGATGGATAACTATGCGTCATTCATCAGCGAGGCTCTGGAGAAGACCAAGTGTCGGGAGTGTGTGCCATCCTGGGAGGAGATCCAGATGCTGATGAGCCGACAGGAGATGCTGTGCACTGTGCACTATCCTGGCCCTCTATCCTGCCAGCTCTACATCAGCTCACACACAACTGCCAATGAG GTGGTTCGAAGGATGCAGGAGAAGCTCGGCCTGCAAGAGAGCAAAAACACGTTTGCACTGTACGAGCAGAATGCACTGTGGGAGCAGCCGGTCACAGGCAGCGCTCTGATTGCTGACATCCTGACCAGGTTTGAAAA CCTCGCCACCAAAGAGTCGGAGTCTGAATCCCAATGGAAACTGTGTTTCAAGCTCTACTGCCTGTTGGATGCTGACAGCATATCAGTAGACAGCATTGAGTATCTCTTCCTCTTTGAGCAG TGCCATGAGATGGTGGTGCGTGGCCAGCTGCCAGCCTGTGAAGAGGACCTGCATGCCTTAGCTTCCCTGAGGCTTCAGTGTCTGATGGGTGACTTCAGTACACATGCTCCCTGCCCACCTCTTGACGAGCTTTTCCCAGGTCACGTTCTAGAAGCTCGAGTCCTCATGTCCCTCTCTGCACCCCAAACCCTGCCTCCTTGTCAGATGGCTGCCCAAGGCTGCCCCACGACACAGCGCTTCCACACGGGCCTCCTGGCTGGGGCGCTGTGGAGCCACACAGCTACAGCAGCGCACAAGCAAAAGGTGGAGCAGGACATGCGTCTGCGGAGTCGGCTGAAGGAGGAGGGAGCAACTGTCATGGTATCCATCTTGGAACGTTGGAAAGGTCTAGCCGGCTACAGCCGCAGGGACAGTATGGCTGCCTACCTCACAATTGCACGCCAGTGGTCAGGCTTTGGATGCACTCTTTATGAAGTGGACTTTTATATT AGTTCGACAGGGAGTTTTTCCCAGAAGTTGTGGCTGGGTGTAGCTGCTACATCCGTGTCTCTGTATCGGCAGGGAGAGGCAGAGGCCCTGGAGTCCTTCCCTTATGGTCAGATCTGTTCTTATGGCGTATCCGATAGCAACACCTTCAAGATCACCGCTGGGGATCGGGATCTGCTGTTTGAAACCACCAAG CTGACTGAGATCATGCAGCTGATGAATGCGTATTTCAGTGCCATCCATCGCCAGCGAGGGAAAGGGGAAGATGCAGACATCACCATCACAGAAAGCACAGAGGTGGGATTCCATCACCTGGccttgacacacacacccaccctcctGGAGCTGCCCTCGCACCCAGTTTGA
- the plekhh3 gene encoding unconventional myosin-X isoform X3 translates to MPLQGVCWFLCCRQGFSLLGRDYGEKEEEASFELRNKEDLTPNGRSPAEVTVSQPTCTANGTNGHTVSEVNEEMKSLVIEKSKMGLEEEPEVLVKGWLLREVRGNWIKQRRYWFMLSQDSLDYYTGPEKGARRLGTLVLTNLCSVIWPDKQTYKETGHWSITVYGRKHCYRLYTKHFNEAVHWACAIQKIIDTKAPVETPTQLLIRDIEENKFNPEAVEHMYQHNPILKYTQGPLYAPLLPFPYGSLEHTYHSGKGYGSVREEAVKLFNCLQQLESAWEPVPIIQGVLQTCLDLRPLRDEVYCQLVKQTSYTPAPYTAAHLRYWQLLTCMSCTFLPGPTVLKYLRFHLKRIQSQSPESEMDNYASFISEALEKTKCRECVPSWEEIQMLMSRQEMLCTVHYPGPLSCQLYISSHTTANEVVRRMQEKLGLQESKNTFALYEQNALWEQPVTGSALIADILTRFENLATKESESESQWKLCFKLYCLLDADSISVDSIEYLFLFEQCHEMVVRGQLPACEEDLHALASLRLQCLMGDFSTHAPCPPLDELFPGHVLEARVLMSLSAPQTLPPCQMAAQGCPTTQRFHTGLLAGALWSHTATAAHKQKVEQDMRLRSRLKEEGATVMVSILERWKGLAGYSRRDSMAAYLTIARQWSGFGCTLYEVDFYISSTGSFSQKLWLGVAATSVSLYRQGEAEALESFPYGQICSYGVSDSNTFKITAGDRDLLFETTKNLPITVLGFWRIQFFSQLDDIIGLHPPVTVPDRH, encoded by the exons ATGCCTTTGCAAGGAGTTTGCTGGTTTCTGTGCTGCAGGCAGGGCTTTAGTTTGCTCGGACGGGACTatggggagaaagaggaggaagcgTCTTTTGAATTGCGCAACAAGGAGGACTTGACTCCCAATGGACGG AGTCCAGCTGAAGTGACTGTTTCTCAACCAACTTGCACAGCCAATGGAACAAATGG GCACACTGTCTCAGAGGTAAATGAAGAGATGAAGAGCCTGGTCATCGAGAAGAGTAAGATGGGCCTGGAGGAAGAGCCTGAAGTGCTGGTCAAGG GGTGGCTGTTGCGGGAGGTGCGAGGAAACTGGATCAAGCAGCGTCGGTACTGGTTCATGCTGAGCCAGGATTCCCTCGACTACTACACCGGACCAGAGAAAGGAGCCCGCAGACTGGGCACGCTGGTCCTCACCAACCTCTGCTCTGTCATCTGGCCAGACAAGCAGACATACAAGGAAACGG GCCACTGGAGCATCACAGTATATGGACGGAAGCACTGCTACAGGCTGTACACCAAGCACTTCAACGAGGCTGTGCACTGGGCATGTGCCATCCAGAAAATTATTGATACCAAAGCACCAGTGGAAACACCAACACAGCTCCTTATTCGAGACATCGAG GAGAATAAGTTCAACCCTGAGGCAGTGGAGCACATGTACCAGCACAATCCCATCCTGAAGTACACCCAGGGCCCCCTGTATGCTCCTCTGCTGCCCTTCCCATACGGCAGCCTGGAgcacacat aCCACAGCGGAAAAGGCTACGGCTCGGTGCGTGAGGAGGCCGTGAAGCTCTTCAATTGCCTGCAGCAACTGGAGTCGGCATGGGAGCCGGTTCCCATCATCCAGGGCGTGCTGCAGACCTGCCTGGACCTGCGGCCCCTCCGTGACGAGGTCTACTGCCAACTAGTGAAGCAGACCAGCTACACGCCTGCCCCGTACACTGCTGCACACCTCCGCTACTGGCAGCTTCTCACTTGCATGAGCTGCACCTTCCTGCCTGGGCCCACCGTGCTCAAGTACCTGCGATTCCACCTTAAGAG GATCCAGAGCCAGAGTCCTGAGTCTGAGATGGATAACTATGCGTCATTCATCAGCGAGGCTCTGGAGAAGACCAAGTGTCGGGAGTGTGTGCCATCCTGGGAGGAGATCCAGATGCTGATGAGCCGACAGGAGATGCTGTGCACTGTGCACTATCCTGGCCCTCTATCCTGCCAGCTCTACATCAGCTCACACACAACTGCCAATGAG GTGGTTCGAAGGATGCAGGAGAAGCTCGGCCTGCAAGAGAGCAAAAACACGTTTGCACTGTACGAGCAGAATGCACTGTGGGAGCAGCCGGTCACAGGCAGCGCTCTGATTGCTGACATCCTGACCAGGTTTGAAAA CCTCGCCACCAAAGAGTCGGAGTCTGAATCCCAATGGAAACTGTGTTTCAAGCTCTACTGCCTGTTGGATGCTGACAGCATATCAGTAGACAGCATTGAGTATCTCTTCCTCTTTGAGCAG TGCCATGAGATGGTGGTGCGTGGCCAGCTGCCAGCCTGTGAAGAGGACCTGCATGCCTTAGCTTCCCTGAGGCTTCAGTGTCTGATGGGTGACTTCAGTACACATGCTCCCTGCCCACCTCTTGACGAGCTTTTCCCAGGTCACGTTCTAGAAGCTCGAGTCCTCATGTCCCTCTCTGCACCCCAAACCCTGCCTCCTTGTCAGATGGCTGCCCAAGGCTGCCCCACGACACAGCGCTTCCACACGGGCCTCCTGGCTGGGGCGCTGTGGAGCCACACAGCTACAGCAGCGCACAAGCAAAAGGTGGAGCAGGACATGCGTCTGCGGAGTCGGCTGAAGGAGGAGGGAGCAACTGTCATGGTATCCATCTTGGAACGTTGGAAAGGTCTAGCCGGCTACAGCCGCAGGGACAGTATGGCTGCCTACCTCACAATTGCACGCCAGTGGTCAGGCTTTGGATGCACTCTTTATGAAGTGGACTTTTATATT AGTTCGACAGGGAGTTTTTCCCAGAAGTTGTGGCTGGGTGTAGCTGCTACATCCGTGTCTCTGTATCGGCAGGGAGAGGCAGAGGCCCTGGAGTCCTTCCCTTATGGTCAGATCTGTTCTTATGGCGTATCCGATAGCAACACCTTCAAGATCACCGCTGGGGATCGGGATCTGCTGTTTGAAACCACCAAG aATCTGCCAATCACCGTCCTCGGCTTCTGGAGGATCCAGTTTTTCTCACAGCTGGATGACATCATCGGTCTCCACCCTCCAGTGACAGTGCCAGACAGACACTGA
- the plekhh3 gene encoding unconventional myosin-X isoform X2 → MPLQGVCWFLCCRQGFSLLGRDYGEKEEEASFELRNKEDLTPNGRSPAEVTVSQPTCTANGTNGHTVSEVNEEMKSLVIEKSKMGLEEEPEVLVKGWLLREVRGNWIKQRRYWFMLSQDSLDYYTGPEKGARRLGTLVLTNLCSVIWPDKQTYKETGHWSITVYGRKHCYRLYTKHFNEAVHWACAIQKIIDTKAPVETPTQLLIRDIEENKFNPEAVEHMYQHNPILKYTQGPLYAPLLPFPYGSLEHTYHSGKGYGSVREEAVKLFNCLQQLESAWEPVPIIQGVLQTCLDLRPLRDEVYCQLVKQTSYTPAPYTAAHLRYWQLLTCMSCTFLPGPTVLKYLRFHLKRIQSQSPESEMDNYASFISEALEKTKCRECVPSWEEIQMLMSRQEMLCTVHYPGPLSCQLYISSHTTANEVVRRMQEKLGLQESKNTFALYEQNALWEQPVTGSALIADILTSLATKESESESQWKLCFKLYCLLDADSISVDSIEYLFLFEQCHEMVVRGQLPACEEDLHALASLRLQCLMGDFSTHAPCPPLDELFPGHVLEARVLMSLSAPQTLPPCQMAAQGCPTTQRFHTGLLAGALWSHTATAAHKQKVEQDMRLRSRLKEEGATVMVSILERWKGLAGYSRRDSMAAYLTIARQWSGFGCTLYEVDFYISSTGSFSQKLWLGVAATSVSLYRQGEAEALESFPYGQICSYGVSDSNTFKITAGDRDLLFETTKLTEIMQLMNAYFSAIHRQRGKGEDADITITESTEVGFHHLALTHTPTLLELPSHPV, encoded by the exons ATGCCTTTGCAAGGAGTTTGCTGGTTTCTGTGCTGCAGGCAGGGCTTTAGTTTGCTCGGACGGGACTatggggagaaagaggaggaagcgTCTTTTGAATTGCGCAACAAGGAGGACTTGACTCCCAATGGACGG AGTCCAGCTGAAGTGACTGTTTCTCAACCAACTTGCACAGCCAATGGAACAAATGG GCACACTGTCTCAGAGGTAAATGAAGAGATGAAGAGCCTGGTCATCGAGAAGAGTAAGATGGGCCTGGAGGAAGAGCCTGAAGTGCTGGTCAAGG GGTGGCTGTTGCGGGAGGTGCGAGGAAACTGGATCAAGCAGCGTCGGTACTGGTTCATGCTGAGCCAGGATTCCCTCGACTACTACACCGGACCAGAGAAAGGAGCCCGCAGACTGGGCACGCTGGTCCTCACCAACCTCTGCTCTGTCATCTGGCCAGACAAGCAGACATACAAGGAAACGG GCCACTGGAGCATCACAGTATATGGACGGAAGCACTGCTACAGGCTGTACACCAAGCACTTCAACGAGGCTGTGCACTGGGCATGTGCCATCCAGAAAATTATTGATACCAAAGCACCAGTGGAAACACCAACACAGCTCCTTATTCGAGACATCGAG GAGAATAAGTTCAACCCTGAGGCAGTGGAGCACATGTACCAGCACAATCCCATCCTGAAGTACACCCAGGGCCCCCTGTATGCTCCTCTGCTGCCCTTCCCATACGGCAGCCTGGAgcacacat aCCACAGCGGAAAAGGCTACGGCTCGGTGCGTGAGGAGGCCGTGAAGCTCTTCAATTGCCTGCAGCAACTGGAGTCGGCATGGGAGCCGGTTCCCATCATCCAGGGCGTGCTGCAGACCTGCCTGGACCTGCGGCCCCTCCGTGACGAGGTCTACTGCCAACTAGTGAAGCAGACCAGCTACACGCCTGCCCCGTACACTGCTGCACACCTCCGCTACTGGCAGCTTCTCACTTGCATGAGCTGCACCTTCCTGCCTGGGCCCACCGTGCTCAAGTACCTGCGATTCCACCTTAAGAG GATCCAGAGCCAGAGTCCTGAGTCTGAGATGGATAACTATGCGTCATTCATCAGCGAGGCTCTGGAGAAGACCAAGTGTCGGGAGTGTGTGCCATCCTGGGAGGAGATCCAGATGCTGATGAGCCGACAGGAGATGCTGTGCACTGTGCACTATCCTGGCCCTCTATCCTGCCAGCTCTACATCAGCTCACACACAACTGCCAATGAG GTGGTTCGAAGGATGCAGGAGAAGCTCGGCCTGCAAGAGAGCAAAAACACGTTTGCACTGTACGAGCAGAATGCACTGTGGGAGCAGCCGGTCACAGGCAGCGCTCTGATTGCTGACATCCTGACCAG CCTCGCCACCAAAGAGTCGGAGTCTGAATCCCAATGGAAACTGTGTTTCAAGCTCTACTGCCTGTTGGATGCTGACAGCATATCAGTAGACAGCATTGAGTATCTCTTCCTCTTTGAGCAG TGCCATGAGATGGTGGTGCGTGGCCAGCTGCCAGCCTGTGAAGAGGACCTGCATGCCTTAGCTTCCCTGAGGCTTCAGTGTCTGATGGGTGACTTCAGTACACATGCTCCCTGCCCACCTCTTGACGAGCTTTTCCCAGGTCACGTTCTAGAAGCTCGAGTCCTCATGTCCCTCTCTGCACCCCAAACCCTGCCTCCTTGTCAGATGGCTGCCCAAGGCTGCCCCACGACACAGCGCTTCCACACGGGCCTCCTGGCTGGGGCGCTGTGGAGCCACACAGCTACAGCAGCGCACAAGCAAAAGGTGGAGCAGGACATGCGTCTGCGGAGTCGGCTGAAGGAGGAGGGAGCAACTGTCATGGTATCCATCTTGGAACGTTGGAAAGGTCTAGCCGGCTACAGCCGCAGGGACAGTATGGCTGCCTACCTCACAATTGCACGCCAGTGGTCAGGCTTTGGATGCACTCTTTATGAAGTGGACTTTTATATT AGTTCGACAGGGAGTTTTTCCCAGAAGTTGTGGCTGGGTGTAGCTGCTACATCCGTGTCTCTGTATCGGCAGGGAGAGGCAGAGGCCCTGGAGTCCTTCCCTTATGGTCAGATCTGTTCTTATGGCGTATCCGATAGCAACACCTTCAAGATCACCGCTGGGGATCGGGATCTGCTGTTTGAAACCACCAAG CTGACTGAGATCATGCAGCTGATGAATGCGTATTTCAGTGCCATCCATCGCCAGCGAGGGAAAGGGGAAGATGCAGACATCACCATCACAGAAAGCACAGAGGTGGGATTCCATCACCTGGccttgacacacacacccaccctcctGGAGCTGCCCTCGCACCCAGTTTGA
- the tubg1 gene encoding tubulin gamma-1 chain, giving the protein MPREIITLQLGQCGNQIGFEFWKQLCAEHGISPEGIVEEFATEGTDRKDVFFYQADDEHYIPRAVLLDLEPRVIHSILNSPYANLYNQENIYLSEHGGGAGNNWASGYSQGKKIQEDIFDIIDREADGSDSLEGFVLCHSIAGGTGSGLGSYLLEKLNDRYPKKLVQTYSVFPNQDEMSDVVVQPYNSLLTLKRLTQNADCVVVLDNTALNRIATDRLRIQNPSFSQINQLVSTIMSASTTTLRYPGYMNNDLIGLIASLIPTPRLHFLMTGYTPLTTDQSVASVRKTTVLDVMRRLLQPKNVMVSTGRERQPSHCYIAILNIIQGEVDPTQVHKSLQRIRERKLASFIPWGPASIQVALSRKSPYLPSAHRVSGLMMANHTSISSLFERTCRQYDKLRKREAFLEQFRKEDIFKENFDELDNSREVVQQLIDEYSAATRPDYISWGSQEQ; this is encoded by the exons ATGCCGCGGGAAATCATAACGCTGCAGCTTGGACAATGTGGAAATCAAA TTGGTTTTGAATTTTGGAAGCAGCTGTGTGCAGAGCATGGCATCAGTCCCGAGGGGATTGTTGAGGAGTTTGCAACTGAAGGGACTGACAGAAAGGATGTGTTCTTCTATCAG GCTGACGATGAGCACTACATCCCCCGCGCAGTTCTCTTGGATCTGGAGCCGAGAGTGATCCACTCCATCCTCAACTCTCCTTATGCAAACCTTTACAACCAAGAGAACATCTACCTCTCTGAGCATGGTGGAGGCGCTGGGAACAACTGGGCTAGTGGATATTCACAG GGCAAAAAAATCCAAGAAGACATCTTTGACATCATTGATCGGGAGGCAGATGGCAGTGACAGTCTGGAG GGGTTTGTCCTGTGTCATTCCATTGCTGGGGGGACTGGTTCGGGGCTGGGATCCTATCTGCTGGAGAAACTCAATGACAg ATACCCAAAGAAGCTGGTGCAGACTTACTCTGTTTTCCCAAACCAGGACGAGATGAGTGATGTGGTCGTTCAGCCGTACAACTCACTGCTCACACTGAAGAGGCTCACACAGAATGCAGACTGCGTG GTGGTGTTGGATAACACAGCTCTAAATCGCATCGCCACAGACAGGCTGCGTATCCAGAACCCCTCGTTCTCCCAGATCAATCAGCTG GTTTCTACCATCATGTCTGCAAGCACAACCACCCTGCGTTACCCAGGCTACATGAACAACGACCTTATTGGCCTGATAGCATCCCTCATCCCCACACCCCGCCTCCACTTCCTTATGACTGGGTACACTCCGCTTACTACTGACCAGTCG GTTGCTAGTGTGAGGAAAACCACAGTGCTGGATGTGATGAGGAGGCTTCTGCAACCCAAGAACGTGATGGTGTccacaggaagagagagacagccgAGCCACTGCTACATTGCCATCCTTAACATCATCCAGGGAGAGGTCGACCCCACACAG GTGCATAAAAGCCTCCAAAGGATCAGGGAGCGCAAACTTGCCAGCTTCATTCCGTGGGGTCCCGCCAGCATCCAGGTGGCTTTGTCCAGGAAGTCCCCGTACCTGCCCTCGGCCCACCGAGTCAGCGGCCTAATGATGGCCAACCACACAAGTATCTCCTCT CTGTTTGAGCGGACGTGCCGGCAGTATGACAAACTGCGTAAGCGTGAAGCCTTCCTGGAGCAGTTCCGCAAAGAGGACATATTCAAGGAAAACTTTGACGAGCTGGACAACTCTCGCGAAGTGGTCCAGCAGCTGATAGACGAGTACAGCGCAGCCACACGGCCTGACTACATTTCCTGGGGCTCGCAAGAACAGTGA
- the retreg3 gene encoding reticulophagy regulator 3, whose protein sequence is MAYIGAMEDASLNDYSAQQASSVCLRSRPCSSERDGQVRAVKAALQSRLGPYEPVLTYLQSVLVWERPLQCVLLYTVVNVVFWFFALTSLRLLFLLASGLAVIVFVDTWRNKIWPEIGVRNRDESENESWGLVQPGILSVPELCHHIAEAWVSGAVIASSAVQYKQHNPGKFCILTCGVFACLAVVGRYIPGLVLSYSAVWATLLAPLGAYHRVFQHVCVKLDPVLQRLDFSVCGYMMSKPIDNQFLRRPLRGFASGKDSDSEEEELAAFCPTFDDAVVAKELALTDSEHSDAEVSYTDNGTFNLSRGQTPLTEGSEDFDRHSDAEESFAQDLPDFPSINPDATLMDDDDDTSIGLPSLALSGLVSHRASVLDVDAHFDSDQEDLDEELSLSGLPPASDFAGDLAGVIASNMIQAALAGAMQPRRPATRRREGPPRAGVRRSYRNQSSSELDTDMDGEDFEMLDQSELNQMDPLGGGAGTRQGESQGSNFLSNLLGKPQ, encoded by the exons ATGGCGTACATTGGGGCAATGGAAGACGCATCTCTGAATGATTATTCTGCCCAGCAGGCGTCCAGTGTCTGCCTGCGAAGTCGACCATGCTCCAGCGAGAGAGACGGTCAGGTACGGGCTGTCAAAGCTGCTCTTCAGTCTAGGTTGGGGCCCTACGAGCCCGTCCTGACCTACCTACAGTCTGTCCTAGTGTGGGAAAGACCCTTACAGTGTGTGCTTCTCTACACTGTAGTCAACGTTGTGTTCTG GTTCTTTGCCCTGACCTCACTGCGCCTGCTGTTCCTGCTGGCTTCTGGTCTGGCTGTGATTGTCTTTGTTGATACCTGGAGAAATAAGATCTGGCCAGAGATTGGAG TCAGAAACCGGGACGAATCAGAAAATGAGAG CTGGGGTCTGGTGCAACCTGGCATCCTCAGTGTGCCTGAACTGTGCCACCACATCGCTGAGGCCTGGGTCAGTGGAGCCGTTATCGCATCCAGTGCGGTGCAGTACAAACAACATAACCCTGGCAAG TTCTGCATCCTGACCTGTGGAGTCTTCGCCTGCTTGGCTGTGGTTGGACGCTACATTCCTGGATTGGTGCTCTCATACTCTGCTG TGTGGGCTACTCTCCTGGCTCCTCTGGGAGCCTATCACAGGGTTtttcagcatgtgtgtgtgaagctggATCCAGTCCTGCAGCGACTGGACTTCAGTGTTTGTGGATACATGATGTCAAAGCCTATTGATAATCAGT TCCTGCGGAGGCCTCTCCGTGGTTTCGCCTCAGGTAAAGACAGTGAtagtgaggaggaggagttggCTGCTTTCTGCCCAACG TTTGATGATGCTGTTGTTGCCAAGGAACTTGCACTGACCGACTCTGAGCACTCTGATGCTGAGGTGTCCTACACTGACAATGGAACATTTAACCTATCGCGTGGCCAGACCCCACTCACAGAGGGCTCTGAGG ATTTTGACAGACACAGTGATGCTGAGGAATCCTTTGCTCAAGACCTGCCAGACTTCCCCTCCATAAACCCTGATGCCACTTTGATGGATGACGACGATGACACAAGCATAGGTCTACCTAGTCTGGCTTTGTCTGGGCTAGTTAGTCACCGGGCTTCAGTGCTGGATGTAGATGCTCATTTTGATTCAGATCAGGAGGATCTGGATGAAGAACTTTCTCTCAGTGGCCTGCCACCAGCTTCTGATTTCGCCGGAGACTTGGCTGGAGTCATTGCCAGCAACATGATCCAAGCAGCGCTGGCCGGGGCAATGCAACCTCGGCGTCCTGCTACCCGGCGCAGAGAAGGCCCACCCAGGGCCGGGGTCCGCCGAAGCTACCGCAATCAGTCCAGCTCCGAGCTAGACACAGACATGGACGGAGAGGACTTTGAAATGCTGGATCAGTCTGAACTGAACCAGATGGATCCACTTGGAGGAGGAGCGGGTACTAGACAGGGAG